Proteins encoded in a region of the Bacillus methanolicus genome:
- a CDS encoding PFL family protein translates to MTIAMDEMLQTIRMVQMENLDIRTVTMGISLRDCTDSNFEKMNQLVYEKIMSFAQNLKSTAEEVEKEFGIPIINKRISITPIAEILGNASVEQAVELAKTLDLAARNLGVDFIGGFSALVHKGFSKGDHTLLAALPEALSVTERVCASVSVATTRTGINMDAVRQLGLIIKEAAEKTSDRNGIACAKLVVFCNPVEDNPFMAGAFHGAGEGEAVINVGVSGPGVVLNALKRHPEADLGQVSEIIKKTAFKITRAGELIGRVVAERLGVPFGIMDLSLAPTNAMNDSVAEILEEIGLERVGTHGTIAALALMNDAVKKGGAMASSYVGGLSGAFIPVSEDNGMIRGILDGALSLSKLEAMTCVCSVGLDMIALTGDVTPSTLSAIIADEMAIGMINKKTTAVRVIPVPGKREGDIVEFGGLLGRAPVIGVNPFQSEKLIQRGGRIPAPLQSLIN, encoded by the coding sequence ATGACGATTGCAATGGATGAAATGCTCCAAACGATCCGAATGGTTCAAATGGAAAACCTCGATATTCGAACCGTTACAATGGGAATCAGCCTTCGTGACTGTACGGATTCTAATTTCGAAAAAATGAATCAACTTGTCTATGAGAAAATCATGAGTTTTGCCCAGAATTTGAAATCTACTGCTGAGGAAGTGGAAAAAGAATTCGGCATTCCGATTATTAATAAGCGAATTTCAATTACTCCAATTGCAGAAATTCTCGGCAATGCTTCAGTTGAACAGGCCGTTGAGCTTGCAAAAACACTTGACCTTGCTGCTCGCAACCTTGGCGTTGATTTTATCGGTGGATTTTCAGCCCTTGTACATAAAGGTTTTTCGAAAGGAGATCACACACTGCTCGCTGCCCTTCCAGAGGCATTGAGTGTAACAGAACGTGTTTGTGCTTCCGTATCCGTCGCAACCACCAGAACCGGCATCAATATGGATGCAGTGCGCCAGCTTGGATTGATTATAAAGGAAGCCGCAGAAAAAACAAGCGATCGGAACGGGATCGCCTGTGCAAAACTCGTAGTTTTTTGTAATCCTGTTGAGGATAATCCGTTTATGGCTGGAGCTTTCCATGGCGCCGGTGAAGGAGAAGCCGTGATAAATGTAGGGGTCAGCGGGCCGGGTGTTGTATTAAATGCATTGAAGCGCCATCCTGAAGCAGATCTTGGCCAAGTATCTGAAATTATTAAGAAAACAGCCTTCAAAATTACGAGAGCAGGAGAATTAATCGGGCGGGTCGTCGCTGAACGCTTGGGAGTTCCTTTTGGCATTATGGACTTATCCCTTGCACCGACAAATGCGATGAATGACAGTGTCGCAGAAATTTTAGAAGAAATTGGCCTTGAACGAGTTGGAACACATGGAACGATTGCGGCACTGGCACTCATGAACGATGCGGTGAAAAAAGGCGGCGCGATGGCAAGCTCCTACGTTGGCGGGTTAAGCGGCGCATTTATCCCGGTCAGTGAAGATAATGGAATGATCCGGGGAATCCTTGATGGCGCGCTATCTTTGTCAAAACTTGAAGCGATGACTTGCGTATGCTCTGTCGGCCTTGACATGATTGCACTGACAGGAGATGTAACTCCTTCCACCCTATCCGCAATTATCGCTGATGAAATGGCGATCGGAATGATCAACAAAAAAACAACAGCAGTCAGAGTCATTCCTGTTCCCGGTAAACGTGAAGGAGATATCGTCGAATTTGGCGGGCTTCTCGGCCGTGCCCCGGTAATAGGCGTAAATCCATTTCAATCAGAAAAACTTATTCAGCGGGGCGGCAGAATTCCAGCCCCACTACAATCTCTAATCAATTAA
- a CDS encoding ACT domain-containing protein, producing the protein MEKRRAVVSVIGKDQVGIIAKVTTILAENRINILDISQTILQEFFTMMMIVDVSGIENLDTLRTQFNDLGDEMGLKINIQLEEIFQAMHRI; encoded by the coding sequence ATGGAAAAAAGACGTGCTGTTGTAAGTGTTATCGGGAAAGACCAGGTTGGTATTATTGCGAAAGTGACGACGATTCTCGCCGAGAATAGAATTAATATTCTCGACATTAGCCAGACGATCCTTCAGGAATTTTTTACGATGATGATGATAGTTGATGTTTCCGGAATCGAAAATTTAGATACATTACGCACGCAATTCAATGATCTGGGAGATGAAATGGGTTTAAAAATAAATATTCAACTTGAAGAAATTTTTCAGGCAATGCATCGGATATAA
- a CDS encoding dicarboxylate/amino acid:cation symporter gives MVKSKNLLNNLTVRVIIGIILGIIVGFLFPEYGEKLKVLADVFIKLIKMVIAPIIFFTVAIGIGSIGDLKKVGRIGGKALIYFEIVTTFALAIGIIVVNLVKPGVGFNTSAVEGGNISEYTKQAEATSHGAIEFLVGIIPDNIVAAMAKGELLPILFFAVLFGISMSAMGEKAKPVVTLFEKLTDVFFGIVNMIMKVSPIAAFGAMAFTIGKFGLGSLFLLGKLMGSVYITMFLFIVLVLGGIAKFYKFNIFKFLAYIKEEILLVLGTSSSESALPKLMEKLEKYGCSKSVVGLVVPTGYSFNLDGTSIYLSMAAIFIAQAYGIDLTIWQELTLLGVLMLTSKGAAGVTGSGFITLAATLAAFPMIPVEGIALLLGVDRFMSEARAITNLIGNGVATVVVSKMENEFHAPLETVAANTKQKAV, from the coding sequence ATGGTGAAATCTAAAAATCTATTAAATAACTTAACGGTAAGAGTCATTATCGGGATTATACTCGGTATTATAGTCGGTTTTCTTTTCCCTGAGTACGGTGAAAAATTAAAGGTTTTAGCTGATGTTTTTATTAAATTAATCAAAATGGTGATTGCGCCGATTATCTTTTTCACGGTTGCTATTGGAATTGGCAGCATAGGCGACCTTAAGAAAGTTGGCCGAATCGGCGGAAAAGCGCTGATTTATTTTGAAATTGTAACAACGTTTGCGCTTGCTATCGGCATCATTGTAGTCAATCTAGTAAAGCCTGGTGTAGGTTTTAATACAAGTGCTGTTGAAGGCGGGAACATTTCTGAATATACTAAGCAAGCGGAAGCAACAAGCCACGGTGCTATCGAGTTTTTAGTGGGTATTATTCCCGATAATATCGTTGCAGCCATGGCAAAAGGTGAATTACTTCCAATTTTATTCTTTGCCGTCCTGTTCGGGATTTCCATGTCAGCAATGGGCGAAAAAGCCAAGCCTGTTGTCACTCTCTTCGAAAAATTAACGGATGTTTTCTTCGGAATAGTAAATATGATTATGAAAGTTTCTCCAATTGCTGCATTTGGAGCAATGGCGTTTACTATCGGAAAGTTTGGCCTCGGTTCATTATTTTTACTTGGAAAATTAATGGGTTCCGTATATATTACGATGTTCCTGTTTATCGTCCTCGTATTGGGTGGGATTGCGAAATTTTACAAGTTTAATATTTTTAAATTTTTGGCTTATATTAAGGAAGAAATCTTGCTTGTACTAGGAACATCTTCATCTGAATCCGCTCTTCCAAAATTGATGGAAAAATTAGAAAAATATGGTTGTTCAAAGTCGGTAGTCGGACTTGTCGTTCCGACAGGATATTCCTTCAACCTAGACGGTACGTCGATCTATCTTTCCATGGCTGCAATTTTTATCGCTCAGGCTTATGGAATCGATTTAACGATCTGGCAAGAGCTTACCCTTCTTGGAGTATTAATGCTGACTTCTAAAGGGGCTGCCGGTGTAACCGGATCTGGATTCATTACCTTGGCTGCTACCCTAGCCGCTTTCCCAATGATTCCGGTTGAAGGAATTGCGTTATTGCTCGGTGTTGACCGATTCATGTCAGAAGCCCGTGCAATTACCAACTTAATCGGAAACGGAGTTGCTACAGTGGTAGTGTCCAAAATGGAAAACGAATTTCATGCGCCACTCGAAACAGTAGCAGCAAATACAAAACAAAAAGCAGTATAA
- a CDS encoding DctP family TRAP transporter solute-binding subunit encodes MNLRWFIITSCITVFILMIFLVYENERFGSKIPEDDEQKGLKEQIVIRLSHVVSENTPKGLAAQKFAELVQKKTNGKVKVEVYANGFLYPDGEELDALERGEIQMAAPSFTKMTNIVPEWKVLDLPFLFRDDKHVKFVFTGEIGREMLNMLDEKSMKALAFWSNGFKQMTSRKKPLLKVSDFKGQTFRVMSGEVLERQFQMLGAEAVATPFNEVYSTLENQKVDGQENTISNIYSKSLYKHQKNLTLSNHGYLGYAVIINEDFWNELSPSIQDKIKEALDETTVWILNESSQMNKKQLKELKNKSDLKIYDLPPEAKERWIEKFKPLYEEVEQEVGSDMIEKIKEAGD; translated from the coding sequence ATCAATTTGAGATGGTTTATTATTACAAGCTGCATAACAGTTTTTATATTAATGATCTTTTTAGTTTATGAAAATGAGAGATTCGGAAGCAAAATTCCTGAAGACGATGAGCAGAAAGGATTGAAGGAACAAATTGTTATTCGCTTAAGCCACGTAGTTTCCGAAAATACACCTAAAGGACTCGCGGCGCAAAAGTTTGCTGAGTTAGTTCAGAAAAAAACAAACGGCAAGGTAAAAGTAGAAGTGTACGCAAACGGTTTTCTTTATCCTGATGGCGAAGAACTGGACGCCTTAGAGCGTGGAGAGATTCAAATGGCAGCTCCAAGCTTTACAAAAATGACGAATATTGTTCCTGAATGGAAAGTATTGGATTTACCATTCCTTTTTCGCGATGATAAACATGTAAAATTCGTTTTTACAGGTGAAATTGGCCGAGAAATGCTGAATATGTTAGACGAAAAATCAATGAAAGCACTCGCTTTTTGGAGCAATGGCTTTAAGCAAATGACAAGCAGAAAAAAGCCATTGCTAAAGGTTTCAGATTTTAAAGGACAGACGTTCCGGGTCATGTCTGGAGAAGTGCTGGAGAGACAATTTCAAATGCTTGGCGCAGAAGCTGTAGCCACCCCTTTTAACGAAGTATATAGTACATTGGAAAATCAGAAAGTGGACGGCCAAGAGAATACGATCTCTAATATTTATTCCAAAAGCTTATATAAACATCAAAAAAATCTTACTCTGAGCAATCATGGCTATCTTGGTTATGCAGTCATTATAAATGAAGATTTTTGGAATGAGCTTTCTCCATCAATTCAGGATAAAATAAAAGAAGCGCTCGATGAAACGACAGTCTGGATTTTAAATGAATCCAGTCAGATGAATAAAAAACAGCTAAAGGAACTAAAAAACAAGTCTGATTTAAAAATCTATGATTTGCCTCCCGAAGCTAAGGAACGATGGATCGAGAAATTCAAACCTTTATATGAAGAAGTTGAACAAGAGGTAGGATCAGACATGATTGAAAAAATTAAAGAGGCTGGAGATTAA
- a CDS encoding ATP-binding protein, whose translation MRRMSIRWKITGLIFFLLGLSLFLLGIFLVREFIKAEENELKEQAMLTARTVAELPEVSENISQGGARSESLSLIVEKIRMINNADYITVLNMDRMRLTHPVKGMVGTISEGADEGPAFAEHSYTSKAKGEIGTVIRAFTPVMNKDHEQIGVVIAGYKIPSFFETLLSLKKQIVWTGVLALFFGGWGAWLLARHIKKQMFQLEPHEIARLLVERTETFNAMHEGIIAIDMEETITIFNKKAKEMLGIDGDVVGKKIRDVLPDTRLPEIIELEKPIYNKDLQIRNLAIVSNRIPIKVNNKTVGAIAIFQDRTQVKKLAEELTGVKAFVNALRVQNHEHMNKLHTIAGLIQLGNKEKALEYVFEITEEQEELTRFLSKNIHDDSLTGLLLSKVSRGKELGIQVTIDRHSSLKQFPPFMDHHDFVLILGNLIENAFDSFKNVMNDDKEVYVRIQQNDQLLCILVEDNGSGIPEHVQPFIFDQGYSTKSETGRGIGLYLVKQVVEKGKGDILLESSVGKGTSFSITFSMYTEQKGAEG comes from the coding sequence ATTAGGCGTATGTCGATTCGCTGGAAAATTACGGGGTTAATATTTTTTTTGCTGGGCCTCTCTTTATTTCTACTTGGAATTTTTTTAGTAAGAGAATTTATCAAAGCAGAAGAAAATGAATTAAAAGAACAAGCCATGCTGACAGCAAGGACTGTTGCAGAGCTTCCGGAAGTTTCAGAAAATATCTCGCAGGGTGGTGCACGGTCAGAATCCCTTTCTTTAATTGTTGAGAAAATTCGGATGATCAATAATGCAGACTATATAACGGTACTCAATATGGATCGGATGCGTTTGACTCACCCGGTTAAAGGAATGGTCGGAACGATATCTGAAGGTGCTGACGAAGGGCCTGCTTTTGCAGAACATTCCTATACGTCGAAAGCAAAGGGTGAAATTGGAACGGTCATCCGTGCATTTACACCTGTGATGAACAAGGATCATGAACAAATAGGCGTGGTTATTGCAGGGTATAAGATCCCGAGCTTTTTTGAGACATTGTTATCACTCAAAAAACAAATAGTCTGGACGGGTGTGCTTGCATTATTTTTCGGTGGATGGGGTGCATGGCTTCTGGCGCGGCATATTAAAAAGCAAATGTTTCAGCTTGAACCGCATGAAATTGCCAGGCTGCTTGTGGAACGGACCGAAACATTTAATGCCATGCATGAAGGAATCATAGCGATTGATATGGAAGAAACGATTACGATTTTTAATAAAAAGGCTAAAGAGATGCTGGGAATTGATGGGGATGTTGTCGGGAAAAAGATACGGGATGTCCTCCCTGATACACGTCTTCCTGAAATCATAGAATTAGAAAAGCCAATTTATAATAAAGATTTGCAGATCCGGAATTTGGCAATTGTCAGCAACAGGATTCCAATTAAGGTGAATAATAAAACAGTTGGGGCGATTGCTATCTTCCAGGACCGTACTCAAGTAAAAAAACTGGCGGAAGAATTAACGGGGGTTAAAGCTTTTGTAAACGCATTGCGTGTCCAAAACCACGAGCATATGAATAAGCTTCATACGATAGCGGGATTAATTCAACTGGGAAATAAGGAAAAAGCGCTCGAATATGTTTTTGAAATAACGGAGGAGCAAGAAGAGCTGACTCGTTTTTTAAGCAAAAACATTCATGATGACAGCCTTACCGGTTTGTTGCTTAGTAAAGTCAGCCGCGGTAAAGAACTTGGCATTCAAGTTACAATTGACCGCCATAGTTCTTTGAAACAGTTTCCGCCATTTATGGACCATCATGATTTTGTGTTAATTTTGGGGAATTTAATTGAGAATGCATTTGATTCTTTTAAAAATGTGATGAATGATGATAAAGAAGTTTATGTAAGAATTCAGCAAAACGATCAGTTACTATGTATATTAGTAGAAGACAATGGAAGCGGCATACCTGAACATGTCCAGCCGTTTATTTTTGACCAGGGATATTCTACCAAGTCTGAGACCGGACGAGGAATCGGATTATATTTAGTAAAGCAGGTTGTTGAAAAAGGGAAAGGGGATATTCTTTTAGAGTCATCGGTAGGAAAGGGAACATCATTTTCGATAACATTTTCAATGTATACTGAACAAAAGGGGGCAGAAGGGTGA
- a CDS encoding response regulator codes for MIKVVLIEDDPMVQEVNRQFIEKVDSFKVVGVASNGLEGINLVRSKKPELVIIDVYMPQQDGLQTLQVIRTERINVDIIPITAASDMETVRSFLQHGAFDYIVKPFKFERIKKALENYRSFRMKFDEKERISQQELDEFFFRKEQGNTFDLPKGLNALTLTKISKFLAETKVPISAEEVAEGVGIARVTARRYLDYLEKCGHVQIDFQYGGIGRPINRYKLNK; via the coding sequence GTGATCAAAGTCGTGTTGATAGAAGATGATCCTATGGTACAGGAAGTAAATCGGCAATTTATTGAGAAAGTCGACAGCTTTAAAGTGGTCGGAGTGGCATCAAACGGCTTAGAGGGTATAAATTTGGTTCGATCGAAGAAACCGGAGCTTGTGATCATTGATGTGTATATGCCCCAGCAGGATGGGCTCCAGACTCTTCAGGTGATCAGGACGGAAAGGATAAATGTGGATATTATTCCGATTACAGCAGCCAGCGACATGGAAACAGTCCGCTCGTTTTTACAGCACGGAGCGTTTGATTATATTGTGAAGCCATTTAAATTTGAACGGATCAAAAAAGCACTGGAAAATTACCGGTCTTTTCGAATGAAGTTTGATGAAAAAGAGAGGATTTCCCAACAGGAACTAGATGAATTCTTTTTCCGCAAAGAACAGGGCAATACTTTTGATCTGCCAAAGGGGTTGAATGCCTTGACGCTTACAAAGATTTCGAAATTCCTGGCGGAAACAAAAGTGCCGATTTCAGCAGAGGAAGTCGCTGAAGGGGTGGGGATCGCCAGAGTAACGGCGAGACGCTATCTCGATTACCTTGAAAAATGCGGGCATGTCCAAATCGATTTCCAATACGGCGGCATTGGCCGGCCAATAAACCGATACAAACTAAACAAATAG
- the thiM gene encoding hydroxyethylthiazole kinase produces the protein MNTETIAASLEKVRKANPLVHNITNIVVANFTANGLLALGASPFMAAAKEEVSDIANIAGALVLNIGTLNPKTVEAMMFAGKAANEKGVPVILDPVGAGATPYRTAVAKKIVNDLKISVIRGNAAEVANVIGENWFIKGVDAGEGNGDVIELTKKAARQLGTTIAVTGKEDVASDGETTYLIRNGHPILTKVTGTGCLLTSIIGAFSAVEKNLLEASAAALACYGVAAEIAADKTSDKGPCSFQIEFLNQLAKLSSDDIRNLASVERV, from the coding sequence ATGAATACTGAAACCATTGCTGCTTCACTTGAGAAAGTGAGAAAAGCGAATCCGCTCGTACATAACATAACGAATATTGTCGTCGCGAATTTTACTGCGAACGGCTTGTTGGCATTAGGAGCTTCCCCGTTCATGGCAGCCGCAAAAGAAGAAGTTTCGGATATTGCGAACATAGCAGGAGCACTTGTTTTAAATATCGGCACGCTGAATCCTAAGACCGTCGAGGCAATGATGTTCGCCGGAAAGGCGGCAAATGAAAAAGGCGTTCCAGTCATTTTAGATCCTGTCGGAGCGGGAGCTACCCCTTACAGGACAGCTGTAGCGAAGAAAATTGTCAATGATCTCAAAATTTCCGTCATCAGGGGCAACGCTGCAGAAGTTGCAAATGTGATCGGTGAAAACTGGTTTATTAAAGGCGTTGATGCAGGGGAAGGCAATGGAGATGTTATCGAACTGACCAAAAAAGCTGCCAGACAATTGGGAACAACCATTGCTGTTACAGGAAAGGAGGATGTAGCTTCCGACGGTGAAACGACATACCTCATCCGTAACGGACATCCAATTTTAACTAAGGTTACTGGTACAGGGTGTCTGCTGACTTCAATTATCGGCGCCTTTTCTGCCGTAGAAAAAAACCTATTAGAAGCTTCTGCCGCTGCATTAGCCTGCTATGGAGTGGCAGCTGAAATCGCGGCTGATAAAACATCTGACAAAGGACCATGCAGTTTTCAAATTGAATTTTTAAACCAGTTAGCCAAACTTTCATCTGATGATATAAGAAACTTAGCTTCGGTTGAACGAGTGTAA
- the thiD gene encoding bifunctional hydroxymethylpyrimidine kinase/phosphomethylpyrimidine kinase, giving the protein MKKVHKALTIAGSDSGGGAGIQADLKTFQELEVFGMSAITAVTAQNTLGVQGVYPLSVQAVEQQIESIGTDLGADAVKTGMLFNSEIIEAVAGKIKKFGWKNVVVDPVMIAKGGAPLLQNEAISALKNRLLPLAEVVTPNIPEAEAITGIKIETIEDRFEAAKYIFELGARNVVIKGGHENASEAVDVLYDGREFYYFKSKKIETKNTHGTGCTFAAAIAAELAKGNTVQNAVQTAKDFIAAAIENQLGIGLGHGPTNHWAYRQKLVSEKR; this is encoded by the coding sequence ATGAAAAAAGTACACAAAGCTTTAACGATTGCCGGTTCGGACAGCGGAGGCGGAGCCGGGATCCAAGCCGATTTAAAAACTTTTCAGGAACTAGAAGTTTTTGGCATGTCTGCCATAACAGCTGTTACGGCCCAGAACACTTTAGGGGTTCAAGGTGTTTACCCGCTTTCCGTTCAGGCTGTTGAACAACAGATCGAATCGATAGGTACAGATCTTGGCGCCGATGCAGTGAAAACAGGCATGCTGTTCAACAGTGAAATCATTGAGGCTGTTGCCGGCAAAATCAAAAAATTCGGCTGGAAAAATGTTGTTGTCGATCCGGTTATGATAGCAAAAGGAGGAGCACCGTTATTGCAAAATGAAGCGATCAGCGCTTTGAAAAATCGCTTGCTCCCGCTTGCGGAAGTTGTTACCCCAAATATTCCGGAAGCAGAAGCAATAACAGGAATCAAAATTGAAACGATTGAAGACCGCTTTGAGGCAGCGAAGTATATTTTTGAACTGGGAGCCAGAAATGTTGTCATTAAAGGCGGACACGAAAACGCGAGTGAAGCGGTTGATGTGTTATATGACGGTCGGGAGTTTTACTATTTTAAAAGCAAAAAAATTGAAACTAAGAACACACATGGAACCGGCTGTACGTTTGCTGCAGCGATTGCTGCTGAACTGGCTAAGGGAAATACGGTACAAAATGCAGTCCAAACAGCAAAAGATTTTATCGCTGCCGCAATTGAAAATCAACTGGGAATCGGACTAGGACACGGGCCGACAAATCACTGGGCTTACCGGCAAAAACTAGTATCTGAAAAAAGGTGA
- the thiE gene encoding thiamine phosphate synthase encodes MAGISKENMRELLKVYFIMGSNNCLKDPLEVVTEALRGGATLFQFREKGNGALTGEQKKDFAKKVQSICKKHGVPFIVNDDVGLAIELDADGVHIGQEDESADSVRQKIGNKILGVSAHNLEEVQAAIQAGADYVGIGPIFPTETKKDAKQVQGTAMLRLLREKRIDIPAVGIGGINAKNAAQVVAAGADGVSVISAISMAASPLESTKQIKEAVVSLAGLQK; translated from the coding sequence ATGGCTGGAATTTCAAAAGAGAATATGCGGGAGCTGTTAAAAGTTTATTTTATAATGGGGAGCAACAATTGTCTAAAAGATCCTCTTGAAGTTGTAACGGAAGCCCTTCGGGGAGGGGCGACTTTGTTTCAGTTCCGCGAAAAAGGAAACGGAGCTTTGACCGGAGAACAGAAAAAAGATTTTGCCAAGAAAGTTCAAAGCATTTGCAAAAAACACGGTGTGCCATTTATTGTAAATGACGATGTCGGCCTGGCAATTGAATTGGATGCCGATGGGGTCCATATTGGCCAGGAGGATGAATCCGCAGATTCTGTCCGGCAAAAAATCGGCAATAAAATCCTCGGCGTCTCCGCTCACAATCTCGAAGAAGTGCAGGCTGCAATTCAAGCGGGCGCTGATTATGTCGGCATTGGCCCTATCTTCCCGACAGAAACAAAAAAAGATGCTAAACAAGTACAGGGCACCGCCATGCTCCGTTTACTTCGAGAGAAGCGAATCGACATCCCGGCAGTCGGGATTGGCGGTATAAATGCCAAGAATGCCGCACAAGTTGTCGCAGCCGGTGCTGATGGCGTCTCTGTCATATCTGCCATCAGCATGGCCGCTTCTCCTCTGGAAAGCACAAAGCAAATTAAAGAAGCAGTAGTTTCTTTAGCCGGATTGCAAAAATAA
- a CDS encoding DEAD/DEAH box helicase, with translation MSEKQSIIATLQPFIQEAWNKSGFENPTSIQKQAIPLILQGKDVIAESPTGTGKTLSYLLPLLHKIDPNKKSVQAVILAPSQELVMQILGEFQKWSEGSGIRGASFIGGANLKRQLEKLKKNPHVVIGTPGRTFELIKQKKLKMHEVKMVVLDEGDQLLIPEHADTVKNIIKTTLSDRQIALFSATLASKTEEAAKDLANDPEVIRVKKDETIGSSNVEHIYFVSEQRDKIKLLEKAARLKGIKALVFVKDIGNLQVLAEKLHYKELQAEKLHSEMNKIERQKALKNFRTGESNLLLATVVAARGLDIKGITHVIHFDFPKDLNQYVHRSGRTGRFGESGTVISFVTDREERELKKFAKELKIPVHKKVFYKGAITDDHAKKEMKS, from the coding sequence ATGTCAGAAAAACAATCAATCATTGCAACATTACAACCGTTTATACAAGAAGCATGGAATAAATCAGGCTTTGAAAATCCAACATCAATCCAAAAGCAGGCGATTCCGCTTATTTTACAAGGAAAAGATGTGATAGCAGAATCCCCGACTGGAACGGGAAAAACACTTAGCTATTTGCTGCCTTTGCTTCATAAAATCGATCCGAATAAAAAAAGCGTACAAGCTGTGATTTTGGCTCCCTCTCAGGAACTTGTAATGCAAATTTTAGGTGAATTCCAAAAGTGGTCTGAAGGAAGCGGAATAAGAGGCGCTTCCTTTATTGGGGGAGCCAACTTGAAGCGGCAGCTTGAAAAATTAAAGAAAAATCCTCATGTTGTGATTGGCACACCGGGGCGTACATTTGAACTAATCAAACAGAAAAAGCTGAAAATGCATGAAGTAAAGATGGTCGTTCTTGATGAAGGCGACCAGCTTCTTATTCCTGAACATGCCGATACCGTTAAAAATATCATTAAAACAACGTTAAGTGACCGGCAGATCGCACTTTTTTCAGCAACACTTGCATCCAAAACAGAAGAAGCGGCAAAGGATCTTGCAAACGATCCTGAAGTCATTCGCGTGAAAAAGGATGAAACAATCGGCTCCTCGAATGTTGAACATATTTATTTTGTTTCGGAGCAGCGAGATAAGATCAAATTACTGGAGAAAGCCGCACGGCTAAAAGGGATAAAAGCACTTGTTTTTGTTAAGGATATCGGCAACTTACAGGTGCTTGCAGAAAAACTTCACTACAAAGAACTCCAAGCAGAGAAATTGCACAGTGAGATGAATAAAATCGAACGCCAAAAAGCATTAAAAAATTTCCGGACAGGAGAAAGTAATTTACTGCTGGCAACGGTTGTGGCAGCGAGAGGCCTTGATATTAAAGGGATTACACATGTGATTCATTTCGACTTTCCGAAAGACTTGAACCAGTACGTGCACCGTTCAGGGAGAACCGGTAGATTTGGCGAAAGCGGCACTGTCATTTCGTTTGTGACAGACAGGGAAGAGCGGGAATTAAAGAAATTCGCTAAAGAGTTGAAAATACCTGTTCATAAAAAAGTCTTTTATAAAGGAGCAATAACCGACGATCATGCGAAAAAAGAAATGAAAAGCTAG